In Chaetodon trifascialis isolate fChaTrf1 chromosome 8, fChaTrf1.hap1, whole genome shotgun sequence, the DNA window GAAGAGGGGCAACTGTGTTGGTATTCAGTACTTGGCAAGGTGGTGAAGGGATAACAGGAGCAGATGGTTGCAACGAGGGTTTGGCTGGACCTCTGGCTGTCTTTTTTAGATGACCTTCGCCCTCGCTGTCATCACTGGTGTCCCCAAAGAAATGACTGTGAAGTGGgttggaataaaataaaaacaaaaaacacacagacatcacacagaTGTAAAGTAATTCATTTGTAAAGAGTGCTGTGGCAGTTCTTTGGTGGTTATGTTGAAAATATTCTGCATGCAAAATTTTGCCCCAAGTGCATCATCACTGCCTGAAGAGCCTCTGAAAGGAGACAGGGGCTCTGTTTAGCCAAATCTTATGTCCTTTCCTGAACCTTAACCTTGATTGAAAACATTCTGAGATAAAGGATGGATGAAGGGAATTCATGAGGACTAAGACGACTAAACTGTGGTGCAAAGAGAATCTGACTGCCCTTAAAGGGATAcgccaacattttttttacgTGTCTTGCCTCATTCCCGAGTCCACGACCGGCAAATAGACACCATCCTTTCGACTGTGAGTGCAGTAACGAGGGAGATACGGGCAGAGCTGGCACACCACTAATTAGTTTAGCTCAATCGCTGGAAGTGCACGGGTATTGTTAGCCTGCCTCCACCACAGGGTCATCAGAGAAACTCTCCAGCAACTCTAAACAGCCCTGTGTGATTCGCATTATGTTACGGTATCTATTTTTAGACTAATATTAGCAGGTCATGTAAGTACACAACTAGACCGCAGGGGGCATGCACGCCAGTAAAGAGCTGATgaagagagcaggagaagaaggaagaagaagaagatgagccCATGcagactttgttttgtttacccaCTTAGAAGCACGTCGGCGGTGGCTCTTGTAATTCTCTCAAAAAGAGTCTCAGTGTCTCATAAACTCCTTCTCTGATCTACTGCAtgagctcttcttcttcatcttcttttctcatttcagtATGAATCGCCTTAAAAGCTTATATTTTGGTCAAAATGTAGAAAACTGTTAAACATGTCTGGCGTCTGCGTCTTCCGTTAACTTTAATCCTGATAACTGACAGCTCGTCGGGCATGCTCCTTTACATCCATAGTCACATTGGGTGCATATCTCATTCAGTACactttaaattaattaattccatCAGTATACCAGCACGCAGCGGTATTCATAATAGTTTAGAAGGGGCTGAGTGACCTGCATCCTGTTAGCCTAAATAAAGTTAGCAACAACAGCCGGTCAGATAAACTGCGGGCGAGGGTAGAAACCGTTAACGTGCCCGTGACTGAATTAAATTTAGCAGAGGATTCGACGTTAATGAATCAGTTAAActttaaaacaaaatcaaatgctAACTTTAACTAACTCAAATCCACCTCACACGATGCTAGCTTACATTTGGCTATTACGGTTGAGCTATCGCCAACTTAAAGAAACACAATCACGAACACTAAAAACACCATGGGATTAGGAACTTTGTAATTTTACttgtaaatgactgaaattaatTCGTTTCGTCTTCATATCGTATCGTGTTTTACTTACCGTCCGCTGCTGCCGTCGGAAGGTTGGAAGTAAAAAGTAGCGCATCCGCCAACTCTCCGCAGGGAATGCGCTTTGCGAAGGTACGCTGTGTGGAGGCTGACCGGGTCATCTGCGCGTGACTGAAATGAGTGAGCCCGTCGGGCGGATGTGCCGACGTGAGGCCGGATCCGCTGCGGAGTCTTTTGCTATCTGGGGTGTTATTCATTTGTGCTGTTTCTGTCCGTCTTTATTCTAGAGGAAGCATTCCAGTGTCTTGCAAAGAGCAGAAATGGCATCAGATGATGGTGGTGAATGAAGTGCCATGCCCACCACACCTCCTCCATACCCATTATTAATGTGTCATTCTTGATGAAAGAACATTAATGTGAATATAGTCAGCTGTAACAATCTTGACATTTTTTCTGGAATAGTTCATGTCATCCTTTTGGTTTTATCCTGTAAAATCAGGAAAAGGGTAAGGGAAAATACAGGTTTCTTCTggtgctttttattttaaggTGATAAGTTGCTACACCTATGCACTTACTCGCTCAGTGAAAAAGGTGCTAGATGTAACATCAAATTCTGTacagaaacagaatattttatgtttgttaataaatttatttaattaattttgttaatattttaacagctgagtaaataaaaaaactgaaagggaaaagtgcatgtgtgtgtgtgtgtgtgtgtgtgtgtgtgtgtgtgtgtgtgtgtgtgtgtgtgtgtgtgtgtgtgaagcactctctgactgtgtgttttagaaAGTGTAATAAGTGAATTTCCCTGgaatgggatcaataaagtcttatcttaactAACAACATGTCACAAAACACAccatttcacacagaaaagactGGACCACACTTATTTGTGATACTTGTTTGTGATTGGATAGAACCTAAGTGACAGTTCactgttatttcctgtttctaaTGCATACTCTTCTCCAAGCAGCTATCTACCAGTACCTCCTCTATATGACAAGTGTCTTGATGGCTGCGTTCCCATGTTAACTGCTGTCATGCGGTTccttgtttttaacatcagtttAGAATTTAGAATCCTCTAATGTGCACCAGATAAACCATACAAAGGATTTGACTGTTTGTTGAATCTTTAACATTAGAATGTGGTTCAAACATCTGATCAATAAAATCAGATAATGAACAGACATTAACGGCTGAGATATTCAGTTTCATACTTTTAAGTAGTTTTTTGTAAGAATTTACCTGAAGACTTGAACTTGGAGATGCATTTTGTGGTTCTCATctaatcattaattaaaaacattgTTGGGTTAGACCTGTCAATCAATCTGAGGTTAATAGCAGGTTTTAAAACCTGTTTAGAATGTTATCAGTGGGGCAGtccttttgtttacatttgaatcacaggttgtgtttttgaatgtaaagatgcatttaaaaaagaaaaaagaaaaaatcaaagCAAAAGATCAAAGCACAAGAAGAAGGAACCTTTGTACATCAAAGGCAAAAATTCAGGAGGATAGATCAAAAGGTGTATCACAGTTATCAGACAACCCAAAGCTAGAATCAATAGATCAACAATTGTATCGCAGTGAAGAGACAACCCAAAGCTAAGGAGACTTACTTCTTCAGGAGAAATCAGCAATCAATAGCTAAGATGTGGCGACAAAAACGATCAGCATGCCCCCCTCAGCCGTCCCCACGACCGAGAGGGAGGGTGAAGGGGGAGAGGGAGTTCAAAATGCCAGGCATCAATACCGTGACTACATTgtcagatgaggaaaaagagcACAGGAAGATGATGGCCAGCAGAATCTTGGCAAAGCAAAAtagagagaggacaggagagttAGCTGGAGAAATTAAGAATGACACAAGACATCAACAAACAACATACGCTCTAGAACATTCAAAACCCTCAATTGAGCCAAAGACTATAGCCTTCATAGAAAAGCGGAATGCAATGTTGGATGTGTCTCTGGCAATGGAAAAGTTTGAGATTACACAGCTGAAGAGGGAAATTGCAATGAAGGAGCACGAACTGAAACAGCTTGAAAAAGTCATTGAGATAAAGAATTCCAACTCTCAAAAGTTTCTCAGGGTGATTCAAAATAAATCTAACAATGCAGTAGCACTGTTAGAAAAAGAGCGCCACGCTAATCAGGAAAAAGATGCTGTAATAAAGGATTTAAAGAATAAAATAGAGAGCATAACAAGTGAAATAGCCAACAATGAGGACGTTCTCAGTGATTACAAGCGACACAAGAACTGTCTGCTCAAGCTGTGTCCTCCAGAGTGGCAGGAGGCCCAGCAGGCAAGGGATTGGAAAGAGAGTCAGCAAGGATTGCTGAGGTTAACCTGCTCAGCTCACGACATAAAGGTTGCAAATCCAACACTTGATCATGACAACTctgaagatgaggagaaaaaaTACTTCTCTGATCCCAAGCAGCTACTTGATTATTTGGAGAAACTGAAAGATGATACCCTTTCCCTGATTGAGAGGGCTGGCTTGTTGGATATCAAAACAAAGAAGCCACAGCAGGCAGTACAGGCAAccttgaataaaataaaagagacaAAGGACAGGCATGAATTGGAATTGATGTCCATTAAGGGCGAAATAAACAAGGTGAAGAAGGCAACTGCTGAGCTACAACAGAGGATTAAGATCAATGACCCATCAAAAAGCACGGACCAGGATGTTATATTGCGTGCTATAGATGCAAAGGTGAAAGAAGTGCAGAGTTCATTTATGAATCGCAAGCTTGCTTTCTTGCTCAGCACCATGGAGAAGATGGCGACTATTGAGGTCCAAGTGAATAATCTAATCGAGGAAATTGAAGAAATCCCAAAAGAAAGCTTGCAGAAACTGAAGAGCAGAAGAGACAAtgcaaggaggaggaaggagtttTTCAAAAGAATGAACAAATAGATGGAGAAACAACAAGAAATGAAGTACATAACAAGATCCCTGAGTTAAGGCAGAAGAAAACACTTCTGATGAGGATAATGTATATGCTATGATGCTGTATGACATCTACCTCTAGTCCACAATTGAGGATTACTATtacttcattatttttattattatctctctgtctcgctctgtctctcagcccaACCAGTCAAGCCTGATGGCCACCCCACTAGAGCCAGGCTCTGTTGGAGGTTTCAGCCAGTCAAAAGGCAATTTTACCTCGCTGCCGTTGCCATGTGCTTTCTCATGAGGGAATTGGTGGGGACTGTTTTGgacagattaaaacaaaaattaCAAACAATACTACTACATGATAGTTTAGGCAAGCATAAATATTAAATTgtacataaaatgaaaaaaaaataaataaaacatttaattccTGCATTTATGGTTGTATTTTGCACTTTTTAGTCATTGCATAGTCAGTCTTTTAAGAACTGGCTGTAAAATGTAAGACCatcatgggctctattttcgattccgcagtagtattttcgaccggcgcacttggtattttggtaaaccgaggcgtacagagcatagatatacatagaaaggctagatagcTTACAGACGCTGTGAGCCAATGAGGGCTGACGTCGCTACGCGGCGGCCATCTTACCTAggggctgctggctcactgataacattaatgccTATGGAGCATGTACTATTTAATTAACCATAACTTGCTCAATTTTCAACTGATTTTTAAACggtttgatttgttataaaCGCCAGAGATGTCAGTGGttatgttaaacatttaatagtttgatattttatatttctaattaatacatatattaaatataaagggGTAAGTTGACCCACATGATATTTCAAACTTAACCtgaataatgtatgtacattatatgaatTGTGATTCATATTGGCAATTTACCCCAAGGCTTTTGGTTCATCTTGCCCCATGACCATCGTTTTGATAAaacctaattaatttaatgattcagaatgatcttttgctaaatgattcacatagttctatacattgaatatcactaacatgcataatgtataagtTTAGACCTGGGTCCATTTGctttagcataaaaaataattataccacagaagtcaaagaattccacagccagttggaaatgatgtttgtgttcttattttaggGTCTTGTGACAACTCATGTGTATAGTTTTAAAGATCAAGGGGATGGTTTGTTCATCTTACCTGTTCTAccctacatatattttattttaaattttttaaataaacacattcagtaacatgacatcaaggtttcttttattaacaggtgcacaattacaaaacaattcaagattcactccaaaccaatGATTTTAATAAATTGGCTTGGCTAAAGGCGAAATTATGTTTTGGGTCTCTAGACAAAATTGTCAGTTTTGATTGTAAAGGTTCCCTTCACCTTGTTGTAGTTTGTACATGCTTATTCATAAAAGTGTATGAGTGACATGAGCAAGTGACAGCCTGTGGTTCTCAATCCTTTTAAACAGATTACCACCTCAAATAATATCAGGTTCTTCAAGTAACACCATCATATCCCTTCCTGGGCACCACTGAgataaatgatttaatgataAGCCATATGATGCTCTTAgttgtgtacaaatactcacatCAGGTGGAGGCTCATCCTGGTGCAGGTCCATGGGCaggttttcttctgctcttctagAGGCAGCAGTGCTTCTTCTTGCTACCGGCTAAAATATacagttaaatattaaaatgtccttaATGCCCACTTTATGTATTCCTAAACTTGCAGAAATCGTGACAATACGTATATCACATATTCTTGTTGGCCAATGATACACATACCCTTTGGAGATGAGCAGGGAAGTTAAAAATGGTTGGCACAACACCAGCCTTAAGCCAGACAGTCTgccctgtcctgtcaaaatcctCACTCCTGAAATGTTCGCTGCacagtttgcagttttttgATGCAACAAAACCATCCCTTCTTAGAGCAAGTTCccattgcctcctcttctctgcgttttggggaaaccttaaaaacatgagaagataccaagatatatgaattattgacaacattttacacccttcttacctttaacattaatggtaaggacaaaaatactgagctaaattatgatattgttggggtaattcatgtagcctatgcttgaatgccattatgaaaacctaaataacagtaacatgttaaaagaaatgtgaaaaagaaatattcaatgattattatgtaaacaaatagtagaaacatttctaaaacgtcAGGGTCAAAATAACTTGTATTATACAAGTACAAATCCACTAAGTTAGCAACAATTATCCTAAATATGTCCCTCAAGTCATTTCTTATGAGTGAAAAGTGATTCCACGGGCTCTTGTTTTGAAGGAACGTTCGTTTGAGCATCCATATGCTGCACAAAAGTGTGGCATCTTGTACTGTAGGGGggtatttctgcaaacacaaagccagccagttactgtatcacaataaatctaaatcgaggatatatttcacaaatgaaacAGCTTGGAAATAATGTTAAAACGAAGGAGTAATTATGCCTTTCCACCTGTATAGAATTAAGTCCAGGTTACTTTGTAATAGTCCAAGTGGCTCACGTCTCATTCACAacctcttgtttctttgctaGTTAATACCcaactgcatccacacaaattgtcatttagACAATATATGTTGTTGTCATACAATTATTATTGGTCTCACGGAAACCTAATTGAAACTCCCAGATTGCAGCCTTGCAAAtggctgtaacaaacacacaactatgcaGCGATTttcgaaaagaaaaactgcaattttAACAGGTCTGTGCGGCCTGAATTCAGCAAGTTAaaggtatttttgtttgtgtaggtCGCTTCCATCGACTAGGAGAGAGCGCTCCGGAAAAGTCCCCCTAGGTAATGGCCGACCAGTGATGTCGCCGGCGAAAGTCCCATCAGccatctagcctttctatgggtgcttttcattacaattacttgtgcctcctcgtctcctctctccttcgtcgacccggaagtcgtttcccctccgccatgatgaaggatcttccaattgcttaaatgcacctgaaggagacgaggagcgaggagagaggaggcttctgaaggagatcagagtgaggatacaccggtgtagcctacgcggaagtcttttattatttaaggggcgtgtcgtatgtggcacacgtttgaatcatggcgggagcaggtcttcacaaatgtaatcttgattcttgtttcaactgtgtccttttaacaattgtatctgtcaccaagaaattaatgaaaattcttggtatatatttattttaaagcaaggctacaaggctgttggtttaatctaccacacacccgtcctctgttatgcctctaacggcatataattgaaacctcatcaatagcaatcaggagtagaacagtctgactgcagatctgaccataatatcacgttttacagcttttacagctgtgcaaacgtcatcagtaattgacgtcgcttcggactgacgcttggagcgaggatttttcatttcggagtttcgtttcctccgtcctcacgtcccttcctcgcgtccctctttcatgtcctcgctgggcggagctaagacgcgaggagaggaagcgagtggaggagacgaggagaccaatttatgtaatgaaaagcacccctggtcaactctgtggattttcgtaaaccggcggagtcgtgcgctcacgtcaccaacacctcactgtcaggtttccacagtgtctggcatttcactgcgatcaattattagcaacagccgcaattcaatgcaactatctgagtcagcacatacagtcagacctaaatttatatattttgattcgTATTTCatgtgaccacatcgaaagcgcaggcgcacgcgtaatggtcactcaccgTGACTGAATGTAtacaggtgacacagggatgtctggtgatctgtgactcaaattgcctggtgacaaacgtgtatgccactttcc includes these proteins:
- the LOC139335575 gene encoding cilia- and flagella-associated protein 100-like, with protein sequence MWRQKRSACPPQPSPRPRGRVKGEREFKMPGINTVTTLSDEEKEHRKMMASRILAKQNRERTGELAGEIKNDTRHQQTTYALEHSKPSIEPKTIAFIEKRNAMLDVSLAMEKFEITQLKREIAMKEHELKQLEKVIEIKNSNSQKFLRVIQNKSNNAVALLEKERHANQEKDAVIKDLKNKIESITSEIANNEDVLSDYKRHKNCLLKLCPPEWQEAQQARDWKESQQGLLRLTCSAHDIKVANPTLDHDNSEDEEKKYFSDPKQLLDYLEKLKDDTLSLIERAGLLDIKTKKPQQAVQATLNKIKETKDRHELELMSIKGEINKVKKATAELQQRIKINDPSKSTDQDVILRAIDAKVKEVQSSFMNRKLAFLLSTMEKMATIEVQVNNLIEEIEEIPKESLQKLKSRRDNARRRKEFFKRMNK